The following proteins come from a genomic window of Megalops cyprinoides isolate fMegCyp1 chromosome 6, fMegCyp1.pri, whole genome shotgun sequence:
- the LOC118779069 gene encoding keratin, type II cytoskeletal 8-like, translating into MSTRTRKTTSYSVVTSGSAPRNFSSRSYAGYSYGGASRGLGAGLGGAGLGVSGGYISSSAAYGGGIGLGMGAGMGMGMGMGMGTGAVTPVTAVTVNKSLLAPLNLEIDPNIQAVRNQEKEQIKTLNNRFASFIDKVRYLEQQNKMLETKWSLLQGQTTTRSNIDSMFEAYIANLRRQLDSLGNDKMKLESDLYNMQGLVEDFKNKYEDEINKRTECENEFVVVKKDVDEAYMLKVELEAKLDSLTDEINFLRMIYEEELRELQAQIKDTSVVVEMDNSRKLDMDAIVAEVRAQYEDIANRSRAEAESWYKTKYEEMQTSASRYGDDLRTTKQEIGDLNRAILRIQSEIEIIKGQRGNLENQIAEAEERGELAVRDAKMRINDLEDALQRTKQDMARQIREYQDLMNVKLALDIEIATYRKLLEGEEDRLASGIKAINISKQSYSSNYSPFPMESARTSYSSYSSYGGGYGGSVSSGVSSGFSSGVSSGFSSGVSSGFSSGVGGGVSGSIGGGVSSGLEGGDYSIAQTKKSIVVKMIETKDGEVVSESSDVIEDSE; encoded by the exons ATGTCGACCAGAACCAGGAAGACCACCAGCTACTCAGTGGTGACCTCTGGATCGGCACCCCGAAATTTCAGCAGCCGGTCCTACGCTGGCTACTCCTATGGGGGCGCCAGCAGGGGACTAGGGGCTGGTTTGGGGGGTGCCGGTCTGGGTGTCTCTGGGGGGTACATCTCCAGTTCTGCGGCTTACGGGGGTGGCATTGGCCTGGGCATGGGGGCGGGTATGGGCATGGGCATGGGCATGGGCATGGGTACTGGTGCGGTCACTCCCGTCACCGCGGTAACCGTCAACAAGAGCCTGCTGGCACCCCTCAACCTGGAGATCGACCCCAACATCCAGGCCGTCCGCAACCAGGAGAAGGAGCAGATCAAGACCCTCAACAACCGCTTCGCCTCGTTCATCGATAAG GTTCGATACCTGGAGCAGCAGAACAAGATGCTGGAGACCAAGTGGAGCCTCCTCCAGGGCCAGACCACCACCCGCTCCAACATCGACTCCATGTTCGAGGCCTACATCGCCAACCTGCGGAGACAGCTCGACAGCCTGGGCAACGACAAGATGAAGCTGGAGTCCGACCTGTACAACATGCAGGGCCTGGTGGAGGACTTCAAGAACAA ATATGAAGACGAGATCAATAAGCGCACAGAATGCGAAAATGAATTTGTGGTCGTCAAGAAG GACGTGGACGAGGCCTACATGCTGAAAGTGGAGCTGGAGGCCAAGCTGGATAGCCTCACAGACGAGATCAACTTCCTGAGGATGATCTACGAGGAG GAACTGCGTGAGCTGCAGGCCCAGATCAAGGACACCTCCGTGGTGGTGGAGATGGACAACAGCCGCAAGCTGGACATGGATGCCATCGTGGCTGAAGTGCGCGCCCAGTACGAGGACATCGCCAACCGCAGCCGCGCCGAGGCCGAGTCCTGGTACAAGACCAAG TATGAGGAGATGCAGACATCTGCTAGCAGGTATGGGGATGACCTGAGGACCACCAAGCAGGAGATAGGCGACCTGAACCGAGCAATCCTGAGGATCCAGTCTGAGATTGAAATCATCAAGGGGCAG CGCGGCAACCTGGAGAACCAAATCGCCGAGGCGGAGGAGCGCGGGGAGCTCGCGGTGAGGGACGCCAAGATGCGCATCAACGACCTGGAGGACGCACTGCAGAGAACAAAGCAGGACATGGCCCGCCAGATCAGGGAGTACCAGGACCTGATGAACGTCAAGCTGGCCCTGGACATCGAGATCGCCACCTACAGGAAGCtgctggaaggagaggaggacag GCTGGCCAGTGGCATCAAGGCCATCAACATCTCCAAACAGAGCTACAGCT CAAACTACAGCCCCTTCCCAATGGAGAGTGCACGAACAAGctacagcagctacagcagctacGGCGGCGGCTATGGGGGCAGTGTTAGCAGCGGGGTGAGCAGCGGTTTTAGCAGCGGGGTTAGCAGCGGTTTCAGCAGCGGAGTTAGCAGCGGTTTTAGCAGCGGGGTTGGCGGCGGCGTTAGCGGCAGCATTGGAGGTGGCGTCAGCAGTGGCCTTGAGGGCGGCGACTACAGCATCGCCCAGACCAAGAAGAGCATCGTGGTCAAGATGATCGAGACCAAGGATGGCGAAGTGGTGTCCGAGTCCTCCGACGTCATCGAGGACTCCGAGTGA